The sequence below is a genomic window from Leishmania braziliensis MHOM/BR/75/M2904 complete genome, chromosome 4.
CGCAGGACGATGAAGGAAGGGGCGGCGGAGACTCCAGTGAAGCGTAGAACAGAGGTAGTGGCGCATGGGAGGGGTGTGCGTGGGAGCTCGAAGTTCACATCGATGAAGAGACTGAGAAGAAATGGGCCGAGTATTAGCTGCTCTTTCAGCTATCATGAAACTTTCCCTCGGTGCGTAGCTGTGTGCACGGCTTCGGATGGACAGTAGTGCTTCCGGGAGAGGTCCTCCTGAGTATATCCCCTTCGGTGATCTGCCGTTacgcctcgcctcctccaaTGCCTGTCgtctgtccctctctctgtgacCGCTCTACACGGCAAGGCTGCATGGAGTAGCGCTGGTGAAATCCACGCAGGTGCCGGTCGAGAGAGCCGTGGTGGTCGCAGGGGGGTACCGTGAGGAGGAAAATGAGATCGAGAGGGGGTGCGAGCACGCCCAGCAGGGGGAGCGGGTCATGAGAAGGCCACCGCCATTAGTGGGCACATGCATgcatacatatatatatataaatAAATATATATGTGTGTCGCGTCTGCGGGAGTACAACGGCAAATGAGTATAGGGAGGgaagggtggtggtggtggtggcgtccGTGATGCCTCAGCCGCGCTATGGTGAATCGAGGCCTCATTGAGCCACTCGTGGGCGCCTTCGCTGAGGAACAAAACACAAAAGgccaaagagaagaaaggaaaaggcgcgtccacacacacacacacatcgagCGCCTGAAGTTCGCCTGAAGGCAATCGCATCTCCGCAGAGCTCGCCTCTACGGAGATGGGGAAgcgagggggggaggaggaggaggggcgagAGGCTCCGCCCGTGCCTGGCCGTCAGCCACCACTGCGCCCCTGCCACTGGagcggtggtgcgtgcgttggaagaggaggaaaggcaaGAAGGTGACAGATACGTCCCTGTTTAAGTGGCGTCTCCAAAGCcagtcgccgccgccgctgctgctgcggtaaCCGCAATAGAGGGCACGAAGGAGTGGCCGCCGTTGCCGGCGCTCATCGGCACCGCGGACGCGGCGGGCTGTGAGGGCTGCTGCTTGGGTCCCGGAGCTAAAGGGCTGGATGTGGGTGTTGTGGTTGTCAGGCCGCTCTCTGCGGTTGCAGCAGCCACAGGGTTCGTCGTCGGTTTggccgcaccgctgccattCTTTTTGAGATACTTGTCCGGGGCAAGGGGGCTGTACCCGAGCTGTagtgcctctgcctccatgAGCTCGCGATCAGACGTCACGAGCGTTGCGCGCGGCGTCACAATCACCCACGAGGCCACGAAGGGCGGGGTCAGCCGCACAATGGGGTGGTAGAGCTCGACGTATTGCTGATCTCCCACTCGAGCCTTGTCGCTGGCAAAGCGCTTGTACTCTTCGAAGATGGACACCAACGACCAGCCTtgcaggtggcgcaggcaCGCCACCACAGTGCCAGTGCGGTGCTTGCCCTTATTGCAGTGGATGAGCAGGGGGAGATTGCGGGTATCGCATATGGCGCTGAGGATGCGGTGCATTAGCGGCTCGGAGATGTCGCAGAAGGGCTCTTTGTTCCCCTCTGTAGGGAAGCGCAGGACATGCACGCCGTTCTCCTCACAGAACTTGAGATTGCTCTCAGCGTAGTCCTCTGGGCAGAGGTACAGGATGCTTCGCAGCCGTAGCGCGCTGAGGAAGGAAAAGTTCTTCTTGGTTGGGTAGCCGCTCCGGTATACGCCGGGGCACACCATAGAGAAGTTGATCGTCGGCACGAGGGGCTCTcgtgagggaggggtggtgggcATCCGATGGAGGTGACTGTTCTGAGCAAGGCCGCCGtgtcctcttctctcttctgatTTCGGTGTGGCGCCGGCGAGTGcgtttgcttgtttgtgtGAGTGAATACAAAGTGGTGGTGTAGTGTGTTTGCGTGTGGTTGACGAGCAAAGGGAAGTGTGCCACTGCCACGCTTTCACACACCCGCCGTGGGTTGTCAGTGAgggggcgaggaagagggacggagagaaggggaaggagaaggagagaaggggaaggagaaggagagaggatgTGCGCACAGCCTGAGAAAATGGAATGCGGCGAGAAGCGGAAGGTGGACTCTCTGCCCACTACACGCCTTCTCTTCGGTTAGGTTGCTCAACAATCAGCATCCGcgaggcgctggtgtgccACGCGTGAAGTGGATAGGGCTGGTGTGAGCCACCGCTAAAAATATACACAGGTGCACCTAGTCACGCATGTCCACGAAAGTATCGTATCACCACACAACGACCCCCGCCCCTCACCCACGACCCTGCACTGTCGTTTCTTCTCACTCCCCTTCTAGCCCCCTTAGAAGAAGTTGTCGAGGGCGTGTAGTCGAGGAGCCGccatcagctgctgcttgtcgTCCTTccccgctgttgctgcgttCACCGTCGAGGAGGTCGGCATGTCGGCGAAGAGATCGTCCATCACACTGCGAGGAGCCGGCGCCACGGCAACAGCAGGTGTCGGCGTGAGTGCAAAGGCCCTGCATGGCGATGCTGCTTTCATTTCATCTGGCATCGTCGGCGGCGCAAGTGGTGCGCCGGTGCTCCAAgtgccaccgtcgccgctaTCAGCGGTCTGTGTCATCATCCTCTGAGTCGCAGcgccctgcagtggcgctggCAGCCCATTCTCCAGCACCAATGGTAGCTGGACACACCACaagtcctccacctcgcggTGGTGCGACGTCGAGCTACGGAGACTAGCACTGTCGCTGGCAGAGGGTGCCGGTAACGGAGCGGCTGCATGGGACAACGGCGACGAGGCCGCCACAGAggcacgcacaggcgctacttggtgctgctgtgcatctCCACCCGAATGCCCACCTGACGCGGCAGGGTCCGCAGAGGGGTAGTCCTGCGGGGCGCCGCTGGTGAAGGCACACCATACCGACGACGTCGACGTCTCCATCGACAAGGCTGTCGTGGTTGTCGGCGGTGGGGCGGTGgactgcggtggcgcgggGAACAGGCACAGCGAATCTGGAGGGATTGATGTCTCCGCCGGGTTCTCAGCTCCCGGGTGCAGCGGGAGTCGTGACCGTGTGGACGAGGCAGAAGGCGACACAGAGGATACAGGCGGCTTCGCTGGGCGCGGGGGCGACTGGTGCAATGCGGCGCGCATCGTACGGACTTCGCCTTCCCGCCACACGTTCATGGACGACGGACACAAGTACCCGACTCGCATGAAGGCCGCCGCGGACCTGGCGGCCAGAGCGTCCTCACCGTTGCTCGCCCATGAGCTTTCTGCGCTGCCTGGCGCGGTagggcgcagcagcggctggtaCGCGTCAAACTCGTGCACGATATCGAGCGGTAGGGCACGGCAAATGTCGAGAGACACGCCTGCCATCGCCTGCAGACCTCCATCACGACatggtgcggcagcgctaCTGCCGGCCTTGTCCGGACCCCCGATTGAGTCACCGCCGGTACGAGTGATGAGGTCAACCCTCGCCGACTCGATCCCCGGCCCACTCCCATAcgtgctgccactgccaccgccgagACCCGCCGCTCGCCCCACGTTGGCCCCGTTAGGCAATGTGAAGTCCATGTTGAGTGcgatgtgctgctgttgctgttgctgtcgGGCCCACTTGATTCGCTCGGGCGGTGGCTTACAGGTGGTGAGGAATGCATGCGCATTGTGGTGACGGCGATGGTAACGGCGGCCGCCCCCACTACCAGGAGCACCAcctgcttcgctgctgctgctgctcttcatgGAGGTGTTCTCCGAGTatggggtggtggcgaaggaCTGCGGGGTTTTTGACAGCTgcgaaaagaggggaacGCTGAAGTTATGTAGGCAGGCGATGGCAGCGGGGAGGTAAACAGACTGCGGTTCCCGCGCGCGTCCGGTGGTGCTGTAGCCATGCTTCACCACCTTCGCGACCTTGGAGAAGAATCCACGCAGActaccactaccaccaccaccacccctgctgccgccgctgctatGCACTCCAGGCCCGCTCCCGCCATGAGGCGCATGGGTTGCGTCGGCATCAGCAACGTCCACAGGGTCATTGTCGCTGTCGTTGTGGCCCCCGGCAAGAAATCGGATGGCGCCAGGCACACTCACCGATGATGAGGGACCGCGTCGGTTCGAGAACCACCGCGTCACCACAGAAGTGTACACGAGTCCGACCGCGTCCACGGAGGCCATGTCGGGGTATAACTCTGCGTAGTGTAGGCGCGCCCGGCTGCACAAGAGGGCGAAGAACGCCAGGGAGCGGACATTGGTGAGGAGAGGATGGCCTCCCTCGCCAACACGCGTGTGAGGAACACCAGAGAAGACGCGACGCAGCCCCACCTGCTCTGCGGCCAAGACAGCGCACTCGAACTGCTTAAAAATGTGCGTCTGGGCAACGCGCTCAGCCAGGGTGTAGTTCTGGTTCATGCCGGGCACCAAGAACACTGACGACTCCATGGCTGTGGTGCGACGCTGTTCAcatccaccagcgccgtTGCCGAGTGTCGTCGTGGATAGCCCTCGGCGGTACGCCCCTGTGAAGCGCTCCACCACATAGCCGAAGACACCCGCCTGCACTTGCCAAAGTTCGCTGGGAGACAACACGGGGAATTGTGGGGTgtgggcagcagcgaaggacGTCGCCGACGGCGCGGCGTCTCCGGCGAAGGAGTGCGAGTAGGACTTTGCGAGGGCCTCCGTGATGGCGCGCAACGGAGAAGTGTCGTtgccgtcgtcatcgccggCGTGCGCCGCGGTGAGTCCACCACTGCTCTCTTCGGTGTCGCTGCAGTTGCTTCGATTTTCGAAGCTGTCGTTCAGCGTGCTGGCGACGGAGACATTGCAGCAGAGGTCAGTGGCCGTGATTGCCTGTCGCAGTCCCCGTGTGAGGCGTGCCGCCAGTGACTCGAGGGCCTCCAGTCGGGCGTGCATATGCTGTGCCACTGCCTCCAGGCTGTGCCGGAAGAGACGACGCTTTTCGACGCTcaccaggcggcgcagctggtcTCGCAGATCGTCGCTGAAGGCAGGTAGAAGGtccagcggtgctgcgctcATAACGTTCGACTCCGCCACGGCGCGCAGGTTGCTGCGAACGGCGCCGTACAGAGCGCTGACGCTTTGGTTCTCGTCGGGCTTGTAGTTGTGCGACGCGATTTCACGGAGGTTCACGTGCGCGCGACTCGCCCATGCGttgacggcgccgcggcttGCTGGCGCCGGTGTTGCCGACCCGTCCGACGGGTCAGTTGATGGCAGAGAATTTGCCTGCGAGAACCGCATTACTGGATCCTCTGGGCATACACCGACGCAGCCGGTTCGAGCGTCGGCAATCCAGAGCCGCAACGCGCGCTTGTCACTGCGGTCGTAGTCGCTGGCGCTCATACCTGCCTCGACTTtcggggaagaagagaggaggatgagATAGGGTtggatggcggcggtgctgccgagcaGGAAGCCGCTGCTTTCCTTCAACTGCGAGGATGGCGCCGGGGAAAGCGACTTACCCGACGGCGCTCGTTGTCCCGGTTGCTCAAAGGGGGgcctcagcagcgtctgcagcaGTCCCGTCACGGCGGCTAGATGTGGCGGGAGGTATGGGATGAGTGGGGACACCCACGTGAGTgggcccagcagcgccagcaagCTGACGACGCACGCCGACGCGTGCTGCGGAGTGGAGCCGAGCACCACTACCCGCGCCTCTTGCAGCAGGAGCGACTGCAGGACGCGCAGCGCGTCTTCGTTGAAGCTCAGCAGAAGGAGCGACAGAGGCACGTCAGCGTGGGCGTAGAGCAAGTCGAGGGGACGGCGGAAGGTCAGCTGATTCGAGATGGAGGCTGCGAGCCGATGTGATGCAAtggcgccaccactgctgctgcgtgtgagCGCTAGCTGCACGGTGAAGGTGTCCCCAGGCAACGTGCGACTGCTGGCAGAACCAAAGGTGAGTAGTTCCTTCGCCAGAGGCCGCACAACCTCCTCCTGTATCGCGTCATCCAGGAGCGCAGTGTAGACGCCGTTGGAGAGCAAGGGGCTTGCCGACGACGACTCTGTGGACATGACTCGCTCATGGTACAGGCGCTGAGCGACACAGCTCATAGCCCCCACGGCCGCGTGCGTGAGGGCGCACATAAAGTTGAACACCGGCGCGTCACTTAGTACGCACCACAGGAGGACgctcgcctcctcgtcgccgctgtcacGCGACAAGGCCTCAGAGCGCTGACTCTCtgtggcagctgcggccgctgccacagcagcggccgctgcctcgtcaacgccgctgccgctaaACACGTCTCCCTCGAGAATGAATGCGTAGCCGTGCACGTAGCCACCGTCCTCACCGACGCCTGtgctctgcgctgctgtcacGCCGGTAGAGGAGTGGGTGTtgctggagggtgagggagCAGAGCTGGCGTAGTGCACAATGTCGTTGTACCGCATTGGGCCACCGTGAACGCCAGGTTTGACggacgatgcagcgccggCCTCaacacagcagtgcgccgcctgcagcttgCACCAATGCACGAAGGGTGGCGATGGCACGGTCAAGTAGCAGCCTGCTGCTGAGATGGGTAGAAGGCACCACGGGTTTAGCTGCGCGCTGTGTGGCGTGACGGTGCTGTACCATGCCACATCCTCAGCGAAgctcgccgtcgcagccgcgACGACACCTTGGAGCTGATTGTAATCAacggctctgctgctgccgccactgctgcgtgACGCTGGTGCGGCTTCGGCCAAAGAGGTTAGCGCGGCTCTCTGTGTAAGCTTCACAGATGTCCGCACGACGCTGgtctgcagctggcgcagctttACTCGCTGTGCGAGGCGGCCggaggcaagagagaggagcaggccATGTAGCGATGGATGCGCTTCGAGAAACTGGGCCTCCTCCTTCGGCGTGCTTGTCaccggccgcagcgacgaCCCTCGGACATAGTGCGAGACGATGCTCAGCTCTGGCATCATCAGAGACGTCTCTCTAGCTGAGGACGTAGACAAGGTAGACGGCGAGAGGCTAAAGCGCACCGTGGCacggagcaggagaaggCGCGTGATGAGCGGAAcgccgtcgcctccgccagTGCTGAGGCTGCTTCCAACGCCACCACCTGTTCCACCAAGCATTCTCGTACGAGCAACGGTGGAGAAAGTGTGTTGGTGAATGTAAAGGGAAGCGTGAagaggcagcgcagagcgCGCCCGCACGCGGATGAAGTCGCAGCCGCTGACTTCCACGTCAGGGCGGAGTGCCAATTTGTGCACGCAGAGATGACACGTACGCTCGtggggagaaagagatgagaggaaggcggatgggcggggggggggcgcgcgTTCGTAATCGACCTGGATGGGGGAGGACTGAAGCAACGGGAATACAGAAAAGCACAAGCAAGTACAACGTCTATTGACACCGTGCTGTGATGGGTGTGGACGAtgcagcacagacacacgcacacacacgcacacacatgcacttTGTCTGAGTATTTGTCTATACGTAGACACAGTGGCGGGTGAaagctgaggaggaggcaaatGGCCCAGCAATttgcagcgacagcaaagAGGGCAAGAGAAGGTGCACCTCTACAAGAGCACAAGGGTCGAGGGGAATGCGGAAGGGCGGTTGTGGAGGGCGCTAATGGGCTGCGGCACGCGTGTGTTTGAGCATGACacgcaggaggagagcgcaAAAGGAAACGAAGCAACACAAGGAGGAGTAGCGGATCACCAGGAGAGCAATGCCCTTGCTGAAGACCAGAGGAGACACACCCATGCACACAATTCACGAGTGGCGCCCGCGCGCGTGTTTGTCCACACGCCAGCCTGTCTTCGACAGTGTCTTCTGCtgggtgaggggaggagtgCTGCTATGCTCGAAACTTTTTTGTCGGACCGCAAAGCCGCAGACGGCAGTTTTGCCTCACTGTTGACATTGCCGCTTAACATTGTTAGCACGAAatacgcagagagagagagaggggagggagtgaCTAAGTTGAGGaatggaggggagggaggaagtggagggggggggaaggggatgCGATAGGTGGGCTCCAGCTCACAGTTCAGTCTTCTTTCCCCTGCTTGTGTGCCCGCCATCCCCTGACAGTTCGTGGGCATGTGCGAGACCCCACCCGCTCAAGAgaggtgtgcgcgtgcacctctccccccccccacacacgtaCTTTTCACCGATGTGCTTAATCGGTTCCTGTGCTAGCAGTGGTCCTCTTCTTATGTGTTACGATGCGTTCAACACTGTGCCGGCTCTCCCCCCGTACCcatgggaggggggcaggcaGGCGGTGTTGCTGAACGTGACAGTGGCCAATGCGTGCGCGcgccccaccccgccccccccctccccccctcctcctcccgccgTACACGCGTCTACGCCTGCAGAAGTGCACGGCAACAAGGAAACCAATaagggagcgagagggggagcgagaaTCCGCAAGGCAAAGCACAAGCATAAACAAGCCGAACGAGCGTCtctgcacgcgcgcgtcgATGCACACCGAAGAGCAAAGAAGTGTGAGGCCTTcactttccccttctcctcccatTCTGGCACACTTACGCCGGCAGACTGTGGCGATCAACACGTCGAATGCACGCAGgcaggcagagaaagagagagagagagcgaacaGGACCGCGGAACATGGCAGGGAGATGTATAGCGGTGCTGGGGCAATgcaaggagggagaggggaggccCTTCAATAGTCGCAGTGGGTGTGGACTGGTGGGTGGCGCCCCAACACTGCGTGTGCGACGCTCCGTCTGTGATCGCGCGTCCGCCCCCGTCTTAAAGCCGCCagtctctccccttccttccaCCCAACTCTCTACTCGTTCAGGTACGCCGCGAAGCGCGGCAGCACGAACGCTGCCCGGTGCATGTCACTGCTGTAGTACTTGAGCTCGTCGGCAAACCCGAGCGACTCCACCGGTCTCCTCGGCACTGTCAAGTCCGTGTCGACAGACTTAGCGCAGACGAGTGTGCCGATGCTGCCGCACGGGTACATTGGGGTGTAGATCATCGCGTACTTGACGGTGGTAAAGCCGATGTCCTTCTTCAGGAAATTCATCATCTTCTCTATCAGCGGGCGGTGCAGCCAGATGGACTCGCCCTGGTTGCATACGATGCCGCCGGGCCGCAGAATGCGACGAACGTTCTTGTAGAATTCCGCGCCAAACAGCTCCGACGCCGGCCCCTCAGGGTCCGTTGTGTCGATGATGACGACATCGTACACGTTATCCGGCGCGTTGCCTACAAAGGCGACACCGTCGCCCACCATCGCCGTCACGCACGGGTTCGCGAGGCCGCAAGCGATCTGCGGGAAGTGCCGTTTGCTTTGCTCAATCACGGCGCCGTCAATGTCAACGAGCTCGACAGACTGTACAATGCcctccttctcgctcttgtggcgcagcacctcgcgcacgacaccgccatcgccaccgccaatGACCAGAACGCGTTCTGGCTTGTGATGGCACGTCAGCGACAGGTTCGCAAGCATCTCATGGTAGACGAACTCGTCATAGTCAGTGAGCTGGATGGCGCCGTCAAGTGTCATGACGGTGCCCCACGGTCCCTTCGGGTCGGACTCGAAAACCGTCAGGTGCTGGAATTCCGTGGGCTGGTCGTacagcaccttctccaccttgaGCCCCTGCGCCTGCCCAGGCCACATGGAGCTCTTCTCACGGAACCAACCATCAGATAAAAGACCTGGGCCCGGCAtcttcccctccctgtcTTAGCTCAAATTTTCGCTAGTGAGTCGCGTGCGACTGATCGTAACGCTTGAGGGCCTGGATGAGCGGCGTGTGCTTGACTGTCGTGTTACTGTATGCGCGGGGTGCGTGTGGAGTGACCAGAGACGTAccaggagaggagggcagagagagagagagggaaaggaggagggagacatCGATGTAGATGTTGGTGGGTGTATAAGCGGGCTATAATTAAAGCACCGTGGCAGAAAGCAACGAcgacacgcacccacacccacacgcacacgcacatgttcgtgtgggtgtgggtgcgtgcccACTTTCCCCTTACGTCCTCAGGATCTCCGGCAAAGGGGTAGGTTTCTCCCTTCGCTTGGCTAAGCGtagaggggtggggaagagaagagacgtgcgcctcctgctgGTCGTGGGTGGCCGAGCGACTCGCTCCGCGGGCGTACTCGCACAGCCCATCCGTCTACTCGTTCGACTTGTCTGTTCTTCTGCGGCGCTACGGCCTCGAACCCCACAGTCAGCAGCTCCGTGCGTGCCAGCCCGCGGTGCCATGGTCTGGCACACCTATGGTAATGAGAAGCCCTGAGTCTGATAACGAACTATCTCGTTTTTCTAGGGCTCCTTGTTGTGGCCTCAGCGGACGAGCGGGCCCATGCAGGATGGGGCGGCTTGGGGTTGTCGTATCGCGTCGTCTAGTGCGCCTGATAATATAGAGGCCCACGTGAAGAGCCCGCAGTCATCTCTGAGGCAGTTGTGTCAAGATTCCTGAGaagggtgtgcgtgcgtgagtgCCACCCTGACGATGACAGACGGGGGCTGAGTCGAAAATGTTCAGTGGTGCCTTGCTGGGAGTGCTATCCCTGGGTAAGGATACCGGCTACCCTGTGATGCTGCGTGTGCAGCAGGTATGCAGTAGTCTTTTCTCCGTAGGTGCTGGCCTGGTGTACAGCCGCGTGGGTCGGGTCTGCCGTGAGCATGGCCAGTCGTGTGCACCTGCAATCGAGTGGCGTTGTGGCGTGTAATGCCGGAAAAGGTCAATCCACAGCTCGCGATTTGCCCCCTTCCCGTGTGGAACACGCCACCTCCTATGCGCACCTCCCACTGTCCTGCACCTGCACTGTCCCTCTCCGGGACACTCGGGTGGGCAGTCCTGCCACTGTTTTCTATTGAaggctgtcgctgctggtgctcctCCTTAGCGCTTGCCTCCGCGGAATGCGCCTCGGCAGCTGCCCCGACTTGGTCCGCGACCTCCGTGGCCGTAGTGTTCTGGAgtagccaccgccgcagctgtgGTATAGTGTGGCCTTGCCGCATGTTTGCCTTCAGAGCCTTTGAACTGGCGATTCACCTTGTCAACTGGAGAAGAGGCGAGAGTGTTCAAGCTGCCTCGACATGCGCCCCACGCCTGCCACACACGCTTGGTTCCCTTGGGCGTCGTGGACAGGAATATGCATCCGCCACCAAGCGATGCGTTGCCCTCCAGTTTCTTGTGAAGCCCTGCCACAGCACTCTCCGCGCTGCCAATCAGGTCACCGCTTGCAGCCTTCCACTCACCTGGTAAGAGGGGAATGCAGTCCGGCAACTCGCTCACCAGCGGGGAAGCCACcgtgcccctcccctcccacccgTCCCAGAGGCTGGCCACAGGCCAATGATGCGTTTTGATGGCGTCATCAGTGCTGAAGTGGAGGATTCTGTGCATCAGTGCGTAGCTTGCCTCGCTCAGGTCATTTGAGAAGAGCACGCACTAGCCCAGCCTCACCGCCACGGGAGTCAAATGGCCTTGGCGGGCGAGACTCACGgagctctcctcctctcctcctctggcTCTCCGCGAGCTGCGGGCTGTTAATGCGTTGCtgctcccttccttcccaAAGTGCCTCAGCCTTGATCGGCTCCTGCATCCACGGGTAGAGGTGTAACGAGTGCTCGCACATACGTCTCTCCTCCATGAGGTACGTCACGCTTCTCATGCCTGCTTCGGGTTGCCTCGTCGGTGAGAGGGTCGCCAGAATCGTACTCATTCTCTGCCTTCAGttcctccaccgctgcggtgtAATCTGTCCCCCGTTTACTTCTCCAGGAGTGCGAGAGACGACGCTGGCATTCGTCGGCTATCGACTCTGGTGGCCGACATGTCTGACCAGTGATAGCCTTTGTCGGGTAGTGGATGGTAACGAGTCAAGCGAAGCCCTTCTCGTTCAGCCCGCGTGCCGTCTGCcatgaagggggaggagggaggagggagaggggagctgCACCGAGCGAgaggcgtctgtggcggctgctgtgctgtgcgagtgaaggagaggacAGGCGCACGAGGTCACGGAGATtaggagagaggagggggggggggcgatgaTTGCTCGATTGCGAGACGGCATTCCGCGGCCCTGTCCAGATCCCTTAGAAtcagagggggtgggggatcCTTTGATCGACGGTTGCTTCGCCCAAACCTGCCCAAACAAAAAGGCGCAGCACAGTGTGAGCAAACCTCTGGAGTGCTCGGCATCACCCGCGGGGATTTCGAACTATAACTGAGAGGCAGGGAGAGCGGGTGCCgaccgccgccctcctctctcccctccctacAACGAGCTTTTTTACCATGGAGTGTACAGCGTGTACGAACTCGAAGAAAGCGCACCGCCCACCCACTTCCAAGCGCTCCTGTCGATGATGCTCGCTCGCTCGTTGAGGATGTTGGCGTGGACAGGTGGGAAAGGGCTAACCTCCTTCGATGAAGAGTGTCTCATCCATGTGCACGCGTATCGGTAGTGGCTGCCGTtggcgagggaggggaggaggagcggcaagaggcgcgtgtgtgtgtgtgtgtgtgtgtgtggaacTGGCGGCGAGAGTGACATACGGAAATCGACGGCAACGATGCAGCATCACTTGCTCATCCTTGGAGTCCACAAGACATGTGCTCGCGCACGGTTGTGCATGTCTGCGCGACAGACCCTTTAGTGCGTCCCCGAGCAAACATACAAagtgccctcccccttccctctctacTTCACCCCACCCGCAAACACTATGATGGCAGAGACGAGGCAAGCACACTACCCAAGAGCTCACTTGGCTAACACGCTTGCGCGGGCggccagcaccagcagggAAGCTATACAGAGCAAATTCACGTAGTTGCAGTAGTGTCGCATGCTGTTGAGGTAGCGGTCAAGTCCGCAGACGACGATGCCGCCGATCAGAACTATCAGCATCCCGCCCATGCCCAAACCGCGAATTTGGTTCGGTGG
It includes:
- a CDS encoding putative tyrosine phosphatase, coding for MPTTPPSREPLVPTINFSMVCPGVYRSGYPTKKNFSFLSALRLRSILYLCPEDYAESNLKFCEENGVHVLRFPTEGNKEPFCDISEPLMHRILSAICDTRNLPLLIHCNKGKHRTGTVVACLRHLQGWSLVSIFEEYKRFASDKARVGDQQYVELYHPIVRLTPPFVASWVIVTPRATLVTSDRELMEAEALQLGYSPLAPDKYLKKNGSGAAKPTTNPVAAATAESGLTTTTPTSSPLAPGPKQQPSQPAASAVPMSAGNGGHSFVPSIAVTAAAAAAATGFGDAT
- a CDS encoding putative spermidine synthase is translated as MPGPGLLSDGWFREKSSMWPGQAQGLKVEKVLYDQPTEFQHLTVFESDPKGPWGTVMTLDGAIQLTDYDEFVYHEMLANLSLTCHHKPERVLVIGGGDGGVVREVLRHKSEKEGIVQSVELVDIDGAVIEQSKRHFPQIACGLANPCVTAMVGDGVAFVGNAPDNVYDVVIIDTTDPEGPASELFGAEFYKNVRRILRPGGIVCNQGESIWLHRPLIEKMMNFLKKDIGFTTVKYAMIYTPMYPCGSIGTLVCAKSVDTDLTVPRRPVESLGFADELKYYSSDMHRAAFVLPRFAAYLNE